In Bythopirellula goksoeyrii, a single window of DNA contains:
- a CDS encoding HupE/UreJ family protein, with product MKYLFASLFFVIELMCATAFAHKPSDSYLTITGGEEYLTIEWDIALKDLEFLIGLDENQNGEITWGEVKARRKAVTAHALSRLQISHRGYDCQLKLLDVLATRHSDGGYVVLSLSTDCPGDAAELTIHYNLLFDVDPTHRGLVHYTNGEIDSTYVLSPESPLLELKTGEVNRWNSFVAYVEEGIWHIWIGYDHILFLLTLLIPAVLIRRDHQWQPVESFRPAWTSVLKIVTMFTIAHSLTLWLAVMEYVTLPGWIVEAAIAFSIIVTALNNLFPVLHLSGWAIAFGFGLIHGFGFANVLIDLGLSSVSLGIALLGFNVGVELGQLAIVAVFLPLAYLMRSTTFYRWAILRCGSILVAVIAAIWMYERIFNATIVGL from the coding sequence GTGAAGTACCTATTCGCCAGCTTGTTCTTCGTTATCGAACTCATGTGCGCGACGGCATTTGCCCACAAGCCAAGTGACAGCTACCTTACCATCACGGGAGGTGAAGAATATCTCACCATCGAGTGGGACATCGCTCTGAAGGATCTGGAGTTTCTCATTGGACTCGACGAGAATCAAAATGGTGAGATTACCTGGGGCGAGGTTAAAGCTCGTCGAAAGGCGGTCACTGCCCACGCACTAAGTCGTCTGCAGATTTCTCACCGAGGCTATGATTGCCAACTCAAGCTGCTGGATGTACTCGCAACTCGTCACAGCGATGGCGGCTACGTGGTGCTGTCGCTCAGCACCGATTGCCCGGGCGACGCGGCTGAGCTCACGATCCACTACAACTTGCTTTTCGACGTCGATCCCACCCACCGCGGACTCGTGCATTACACCAACGGCGAGATCGACAGCACGTATGTACTCAGCCCCGAATCGCCGCTTCTGGAACTTAAGACGGGTGAAGTAAATCGGTGGAATTCCTTTGTAGCCTATGTCGAGGAGGGCATCTGGCATATTTGGATTGGCTATGACCATATCCTATTCCTGCTCACGCTGCTGATCCCTGCCGTACTCATTCGCCGTGACCACCAGTGGCAACCGGTCGAGAGTTTCCGCCCGGCATGGACGTCAGTCCTCAAGATCGTCACGATGTTCACCATCGCCCATTCGCTGACTCTCTGGTTGGCCGTGATGGAATACGTCACTCTTCCCGGCTGGATCGTAGAAGCGGCCATCGCTTTTTCGATCATTGTGACGGCACTCAACAATCTCTTCCCCGTTTTGCACCTCTCGGGTTGGGCCATTGCCTTCGGCTTCGGTCTGATCCACGGTTTTGGATTCGCCAATGTGCTGATCGACTTAGGCCTGAGTAGCGTGTCGCTAGGCATCGCACTTTTAGGTTTCAACGTCGGTGTAGAGTTGGGCCAACTCGCCATCGTAGCGGTATTCCTGCCCCTGGCCTACCTGATGCGCAGCACAACATTCTACCGCTGGGCGATCTTACGCTGCGGATCGATCCTGGTCGCCGTTATTGCAGCTATCTGGATGTATGAGCGCATATTCAACGCCACGATAGTCGGGTTGTGA
- a CDS encoding DUF937 domain-containing protein, protein MSSLLEALLGGGSPTVEKVKRDTDLDAKKAEQAYGAAIGTLLRGLEAKSQTKEGADTIWDMLRKQVEQGNVPPEAPAENKHVEVKDMDPNQVNDILSVIFGKDAPKVEGGFGKVITLDSEATKKILGKVLPAVLGGIFGAAEKEPEDSRQALPKILGGARTEMEQKQPQTRGIFDAILDRDGDGDVDLNDLSGLVGVLAGKQ, encoded by the coding sequence ATGTCCAGTTTACTTGAAGCATTACTCGGTGGTGGATCTCCAACCGTCGAAAAGGTCAAAAGGGATACCGACTTGGATGCCAAGAAGGCCGAGCAAGCCTATGGTGCAGCTATTGGCACTTTGCTCCGAGGCCTAGAGGCCAAGAGTCAGACCAAGGAGGGAGCCGACACCATTTGGGATATGCTGCGCAAACAGGTTGAGCAAGGAAATGTTCCCCCCGAAGCACCGGCAGAAAACAAGCATGTTGAAGTTAAAGACATGGACCCCAATCAGGTGAATGATATCCTCTCGGTCATCTTCGGAAAGGATGCGCCGAAGGTCGAAGGAGGCTTTGGCAAGGTCATCACGCTCGACTCAGAGGCCACCAAGAAGATCCTCGGCAAAGTATTGCCTGCCGTACTCGGCGGAATCTTTGGTGCGGCGGAAAAAGAGCCTGAGGATAGCCGACAGGCTCTGCCGAAAATTCTCGGCGGCGCGCGTACGGAGATGGAGCAGAAGCAGCCCCAAACGCGTGGTATCTTCGACGCCATTCTGGATCGCGACGGCGACGGTGATGTCGACCTAAACGACCTCAGCGGCCTCGTCGGCGTCTTGGCAGGTAAGCAATAA